From Geotalea uraniireducens Rf4:
CCCGGTCATCATCCATGCGGACGGTGAATCCTATGAGGAGGAGGGGTGCCTCTCCATTCCCAAGTACGCCGCCAACGTGCGCAGACACGAGCGGGTAGTGGTGAAGGCGCTCAACCTGGATGGCGAGGAGATCACCTGCAAAGCGGACGGGCTTCTGGCCATTGCCTTCCAGCACGAAATCGACCATCTGGACGGGATACTCTTCATCGACCACATCTCACCGCTGAAGCGGGAAATATTCCGGCGCAAATACCGCCGTACCCTGGAAGACATGTCGGAGGGGGCGTAATGGCGGGGATGCGCATCATTTTCATGGGGACGCCGGAATTCGCCTGTCCCACGCTGCAAAAGCTGCTCGACCGGGGCGAAGACGTGATTGCGGTCATCACACAGCCGGACCGGCCGAAAGGCCGCGGCCAGCAGACACTGCCGCCGCCGGTGAAGGTGCTGGCCGAAAGGCACGGCATCCCGGTCATGCAGCCGCTCAAGGTGCGCGTGCCGGAGGTGGTCGAGAGCATCCGCTCGCTGGCGCCCGACCTGATCGTGGTGGTCGCCTTCGGCCAGATCCTCCCCAAGAGCCTGCTCGACATACCGAAATACGGCTGCATCAATGTCCATGCCTCGCTGCTTCCCCGCTGGCGCGGCGCGGCGCCGCTCAACTGGTGCATCATCAACGGCGAGACCGAGACCGGCGTCACCACCATGATGATGGACGTTGGGCTCGATACGGGCGATATGCTGGTGAAAAGGTCGACCCCTATCGATCCCGACGAGAATACCCAGTCGCTCCATGACCGACTGTCGGTTGTCGGCGCAGAAGCCCTGGCCGAGACGCTCGATCTCCTCACGGCGGGGAAACTGGTCCGGGAGAAGCAGGACGATGCCCTTACCTGCTATGCGCCGATGCTGAAGAAGGAAGACGGCCTCATCGATTGGAGCAAGGAACCGCAGACGATCAAGAACCTGGTGCGGGGGATGACCCCCTGGCCCGGCGCATTCAGTTTCCTGGACGGCAAGATGCTGAAGATCTACCGGGTCGGGACCGCCGGTGGCGAAGGGACGCCGGGCAGCGTCATCCGGGCCGGACGCGAAGGGCTGGAAGTTGCCTGTAGCGGCGGCAGCATCGTCATCGAGGAATTGCAACTGGAAGGCAAAAAAAGGCTTCACGCCGGTGATTTTTTGGCCGGCTACAAGATAGCACCTGGGTCTATCCTGGGGAAAAAGGACTGAGTTTGACTGACAAGCATTCATCGAATACCCCCCCTCGCAAACGCGTGTTTGTGGCATTGATGGGAGTTACCTGCTTTTTCATCGTCGGCGTTATCTACCTGTTCTGGTGGGTGCCGACCAAGGGGCTTGCCAATATTCACCCGGATCTGCCGCGGATGGCCGGGCTTCTTTTCGGCGCACTGTCGGGCATCGCCCTGCTCGGGACCCTGCTCCTGGTCATGACCACGGCGCTGGGGAAGGATATCCTCTTCACCCGCTTCATGCGCGGAGTGGTGATCAAGTTCCTCCTGCCGGTGATCGAGTTCATCGGCACGACCGTCGGCATCTCCAAGGACACCATCCGCCAGTCGTTTGTTGCCATGAACAACAGCCTGGTGACTTCGCAACGGCTGAAGGTGAGGCCGGACCGGATTCTCATCCTGCTCCCCCACTGCCTGCAGCTCTTTGACTGCGAAATCAAGGTGACCGGCGACATCAACAAATGCATCCGCTGTGGCCGTTGCGACATCAAGGGGCTGGCGGAACTGGCCCAGAAATACAGGATCGATATCTCCGTCGCCACCGGCGGGACCCTGGCGCGGAAGGTCATCATAGAGAAGAGGCCCAAGCTGGTGGTGGCGGTTGCCTGCGAACGGGACCTGACCTCCGGCATCAAGGACTGCTATCCGCTACCGGTTATCGGCGTTCTCAACGACCGGCCGTTCGGCCCCTGCTTCAATACCAGCGTCGATGTGGAAAAGATCGAAGAGGCGCTGCAGTCGGTCCTTGGCTGAGTCGTCGATAAGAAAGGTCGCCGGGAAATGAAGAGTTTAAAGTCCGCAGCGTGGGAGAATCAGGGCAGCCCCGCTCTGCCCATCGGGTTTATTCTCCCCGCTCTGCTGGTTGTTCTCGTTGTCACGCTCTTCTGCGCTTCTCCCGCGTCAGCCGCCGGGAAAATCACCGCCTACCACCCCATTTTCAAACCTTGCCGCGACGCCGGCGGGGCCTTGCAAATAATTATCCGCCAGTATCAGGTCGACGGCGTTCCCCACGTTCTCCTCGTCAATCCAGCCACCCTTGAAACCTCGGTCGCTAAAGCCGTCAGCCTGACGGACGCAGGGAGCGCAGAAGCGAAAACCATAGCTAACTCTCCCTTTGTCGCGGCTCTGGAGCGCAATACTGCGCCCCCCTGCAAATTGCAGAACCATGGTGCGACCCGCAGCAGCAGGCCGGTTGACGGCCTGTTCCTGACCGTCGACATGTGCCCGTCGAAAAGGCCGTTCGAGCAGGAGATGTTCACTGCGGTGGCGGAACTTTCCCGCAAGGGGGGCGGGCCGGTTCCCCTGGCCGTGGCCATGACCGGGGCCTGGCTGGAACTGCATCGGGACGATCTTGCCTGGATAAAGGGGGCGGTGGCTGCCGGCAAGCTGGCGATCACCTGGGTCAACCATTCCAACAGCCACCCATACGAGCCAAAGGTGCCGCTCACGCGGAACTTTCTCCTTAGCCCCGGCGTGGATTTCGAGCGGGAGGTTCTTTCCACCGAGCTGCTTCTCCTGGAAAACGGCCTCGTCCCTTCGCCGTTTTTCCGCTTTCCCGGCCTCGTTGCCGACGGCAGGCTGTTGACAAAGCTGCGGGAGCTTTCGCTGATCCCCATCGGCAGCGATGCATGGCTGGCCAAGGGGGAATCGCCCCAAAACGGGAGCTTCATCCTCGTGCACGGCAACGGCAATGAACCGCAGGGGATAAGAAAGCTGCTGCCGCTCTTACGGGAAGAAAAGCCGCTCCGGCTGCTCCCCCTCAGGGAAGCTTTCGCCGGTGTAAAGCGTTAGCGCTTCGGCGCTCAGAATAGAAGTGAGGGAGTTTTGCATGGACAACGGATCACGTACCATCGCCACTGCTGTGGGGAATACGCCGCTGATCGAACTGGCCGCCATCAATCCAAATCCGCGGGTGAGGATCTTTGCCAAGCTGGAAGGGAACAACCCCGGCGGTTCGGTGAAGGACCGGCCGGCTCTTTATATGCTGAGCAAAGCGGAACAGTACGGCGAACTCACCCATGAGAAAACCGTCCTCGAACCGACCTCGGGCAACACCGGCATCGCCCTTGCCATGTTCGGCGCGGCAAAGGGGTACCGGGTAAAGCTCGTCATGCCTGCCTGCGTCAGCATGGAGCGGCGCAGCGTTTTGGAGGCCTACGGCGCAGAAGTAGTGCTTTCCCCGGCCGATGAAGCCACGGACGGCGCCATCCGTCTTGCCCACCAGATTCTGAAGGAGGAGCCGGAGCGCTATTACATGCCCAATCAGTACGCCAATCCCAACAACGTCCTCGCTCACTATGAGACCACGGGGCCGGAGATCTACCGCCAGACCGGCGGCGAGGTTGACATGTTCATAGCCGGCATGGGGACCGGCGGCACCCTGATGGGGGTCGGCAGATACCTGAAGGAGCAGAAACCGACGGTGCGCATCATCGGCGTGGAACCGCGGCTCGGGCACAAGGTCCAGGGGCTGAAGAACATGAAGGAGGCGATCGTGCCGGAAATCTACCGGGAAGAGAAGCTGGACGGCAAGATAACCGTCGAGGACGAGATCGCTTTTGAAACAGCCCGGCAGCTCGCCGTCAGGGAAGGGCTGTTCGTCGGCATGTCCAGCGGCGCTGCCGTGGCAGGAGCCCTGGAGATGGCAAAAACGATGGAGTCAGGGACCATCGTCACCCTCCTGCCGGACCGGGGGGACCGCTACCTGAGTACTTCACTCTTCCGCTCGGTCTGCGCCTGCTGCCCGCCGTAGCGTCGCGGTCCAATTGCTGCGGCCGGGGGGCCAGATGCAGTTCATAGTCAAGCTTCTCCTCACCAACCTGATCATCATCGCCTGCACCCAGATCGGCAGGAAATTCTCCACGCTGGGGGGGCTGATCGCCACCATGCCGCTCACAAGCCTCATTGTCCTCCTTTGGCTTTACAGCGACAATCCCGGCGACCATCGTCTGATGACCGACTTCACCAGAGGGGTGTTGTGGGGGATCGTCCCGACCATCCTCTTTTTCGCCGTCGCCCTCGTCTGTTTCCGTCGCCAGCTTCCGCTGCCGCTCGTTCTCGGCGCAGCTTCCGCCGCCTGGCTTATGGGCGCGGCCGTTCACCAGTGGCTCCTAAAGTAGGTAAAACGATGGTTTCCTTTGCGTCTTTGCGCCTTTGCGCGATTGCCCTCTTCTGTCTTTTCAGCCTTTCCGCACCCTGTTTCGCCGGGGAGCCCGCGCCGCGCTACGCCGTGGCGGAGATGCCGACGCCGGTGCTCAATACTCCCGACATCGCCGCGGTGTTCGGCGGGAGGGACGGAAGGACCCTGCAGGCGGACAACTGCGGCCAGCTGCGCGCCATGGAGTTCGTTGCCCTGCCCGGAACGGTCTTCACCATCGAGGCGGAACAAACGAAGGGAAAGCTCCGTGTCTACCGGGTGACCACCGCCGATTATCCGTACCCGTCGAAAAAAGGGTATTTCATCGACAGCCGCCTGGTCAGGATAACTGAGAAAAAGCCGCCTGAGCGCCCACGGCAGCTGCCGCCTAAGGAAACGGTGATCGACAACCTCCTGGCAGCGAAGGGGAGCCGTTACGTCTGGGGGGGCAACGTCCGCAGCGGTTTGCCGCAGATGCTCTCCCTCTATCCGCCTGCCGGCAGTGTGCCTCTGCCCTCGGAAACTGCCGCCATGTGGCGACTGCACGGGGTTGACTGCTCCGGCCTTTTATACGAGGCGACCGGCGGCTTCACCCCGCGCAACACCAGCGCCCTCATCGGTTACGGCAAGGGTGTGGAGATCGCCGGCTTGAGTCCGGAGCGGATCATCGGGCGGGTGGAGCCGCTCGACCTGATCGTCTGGCAGGGACACGTGATCATCATCCTCGACCGGGAGCGGACCATAGAGAGCCGTCTCGATTGCGGCGGCAAAAACGGCGGGGTGGTGGTCCGGCCGCTTCAAGAGGCCCTGGCCGGGGTAATGACGGGGCGGATGGCGGTCGATGATTACGCGGATGCTGCGAAACGGGGAAAGAAGGGGTTCGTCATCAGGCGCTGGTACGAAACGGTCCGCTAACCTGCCGGAACTTTGTCTGTAAATTCAAGTCGGGGCACCCTGTGGTGCCCCTTTTTTATTGGGATTACAATTACGACTTATTCTGTCACAGACCCGTGGTAAGGTATTTTTGTTTTTAAATTGCCAATGTTCTTGGTGTGGTGTAATTGATAATGGCTAATTTTTTGGTGTCAGATGCGGTGTGGTAGGGGCGGGGTTTCCCCGACCTGGTTTCCCCGCCCTGTTCTCCACGCCTTGATTTGTGGGACGGCGGCGACACACTGAACGGGGCTGAACATGAAACATAATCCTGACATTCATCATAGGCAATCCATCCGGCTGGCGGGGTACGATTATGCCGCCCCTGGCGCATACTTTGTTACTGTCTGTGCCCTGAACCGGGAATTTCTTTTCGGCCATATTCTCGCCGGCGACATGGTCTTGAACGATGCGGGCCGGATGGTGGAGAAATGGTGGCAGGGGGTGCCGGAGCATTTCCCGAACGTGCTGTTGGATGCATTCGTCATCATGCCGAACCATTTTCATGGGATCGTCCAAATAGAAAATGTAGGGGCGGGGTCTCCCTGTGTGATCGTTAACATGGAAAATGTAGGGGCGGGGTCTCCCCGCCCGATTTTAGGACCCGGCGGCGAACCTCCGGACAGGCAACCCCAGGGCGGGGTGACCCCGCCCCTACGAGCGACCCTTGGGCAGATTGTTGGATATTTTAAATATCAGACGACGAAGCAAATCAATCAGCTGCGGGATAATCCCGGCGTTCCGGTCTGGCAGCGCAATTATTACGAACGGGTTATTCGGGACGACGAGGAATTGGCCACAATCCGGGAATACATCCGGTTCAACCCCGTTAAATGGGCGGAAGATGCGGAAAACCCCGCTGTGCACCCGTAGAACCCCATATTGTAGGGGCGGGGTCCCCCCGCCCGGTCACCGTCTGCACCGTCGGCGTCGTAACCCATAACCGTAGGGGCGGGGTTTCCCCGCCCTGGTTTCCCCGCCCTGGTTTCCCCGCCCTGGTTTCCCCGCCCGATCAGTAGGTATGCGAATCTGTTGGAATAATGATGGAGGAGAGATGAACGATTTACCGACATATTTCGGTTTTTGGGCAAAGACTACTCCAGAGGGGAAACCCGGCATTTCAGTTTATGACCACATGCTGAATGTAGGGTGCGTGGCACGCTGTATTGCTGAAACCTCGCCGAAAATCCTTGAGCGGTTTCATTTAGAGTCATCGATGGTAGGCGCTCTTGCAGCACTTCATGACCTTGGCAAGATATCACCCGGTTTTCAGCGAAAATGTGATGCGTGGCTTGAAGAATACGGGCTGAATATAATTGCCCGAAACGGTTGCTGGGATACGGCAATGGAATCGGATCACGGCAAGATATCCCACGCGGCAATACATGCGTTTCTCATTGAGACAGGTATGGATCGGAAGACGGCCAAGTTCGCTTCTGCCGTGCTTGGTGCCCATCACGGGCGGCTGACCCCGCCCAATGATCGTGGCTATCGTCCTCAGAAGCTGATATCAGACTCAGCAAGCAAAATTGATTGGGATAATGAGCGCAAAGAGAATGCGAGAATGACATGGGCTCATTTTTCTGGCAGTAGTGCCGAATTCTCACTATCCGATGATTCTCCCGCCCTTTGGTGGCTTGCCGGGCTTACCTCCGTTGCCGACTGGATAGGATCGGATGAACGATTCTTCTCTCCGGAGCGCCGGGCGAGTGATGAAGACGTCACCACTCTTGCCCGTATGGCGCTTGATGCTATCGGTTTTCTTCCTCCAATTATCAACACAAACCACTCGTTTGAATCTATCTTTGATTTCCCCTCCAACGATATGCAGGCAAAAGCGCTTGCTACCATTACCGGACCCGGTGTCTATGTCATTGAAGCGCCAATGGGTATGGGGAAGACCGAGGCTGCTCTCGGCGCAGCCTATCAATTGATGGTTTCCGGGAAGGCGAACGGGATTTACTTCGCACTTCCCACCCAGGCAACAAGTAACCGTATTCATCTGCGCATGAATGAATTCTTGCGACGCATAGCCCCGGAAGCACAGGCAAGCCGACTAATTCACGGTAATTCATGGCTCATGCAAACTGATTTCGGGATTTGTCCGGCAGCGACCGGCAAGAAAGAAGCAACTACAGATGATGCACGTGCTGGAAGGGACTGGTTTGCTTCGGCAAAAAGAGCGCTCATAGCACCTTTTGGCGTCGGTACTGTTGACCAGGCGTTACTTGGCGTTGTGGCGGCGAAGCATTTCTTTGTAAGGCATTTTGCTTTAGCAGGCAAAGTGGTGATACTCGATGAGATACATTCCTACGACCTCTATACGGGGACGCTGATTGACAAACTCATCACGACCCTTGAAGGGCTGGGCTGTACGGTGATTGTCTTATCTGCAACCCTCACAGGAAAGCGGCGTGGACAGATGGTCTCTTGTCAGGGAGATTTGGCGGATGAAGCCGAACGCCCTTATCCGCTCATTACCGGTCGCAATGAAGGGCAAACATTTGTACCTGTTGCTGCAAAACCGCCAGCATCGCGAAGTGTCACGGTTGAATTCAGGGCAGTGGATGCTGCGACAGAAGAGGCTATCAGGGTTGCGCGTAACGGTGGTGCGGTGCTCTGGATTTGCAATACCGTGAGTGCGGCGCAGAAGCAATACCGAAGTTTCAAAGGGTTGGAATTCCCTGTCGGCCTTCTCCACTCGCGGTTCCCTTTCTGGCAGCGTGAAAAACTTGAAGTCGAATGGATGGAACGGTTCGGCAAGAAAGGAACAACCCGTTGCGGTTCAATTCTTGTCTCCACTCAAGTTGTTGAGCAGAGCGTTGATCTTGACGCTGATCTCATGATCACCGAACTTGCTCCCACCGACATGCTTTTGCAACGCCTCGGACGGCTCTGGCGGCATGACCGGAAGCAGCGTCCTGTTGATGTGGCAAGGCTTTGCATTATTGAAGAAGATAAGAGTCTTGAGGAATTCCAAATTATGGAGCCAAAGGCGATTATGAAGTCGCTTGGCAGTAAGGCAAAAGTGTACGCTCCATTCATTCTTCTCCGTTCACTTGAAGTCTGGAAAGCACAGACACAACCGGTATCAATTCCGTCGCAAATTCGTCAGTTGATTGAATCGACATACATGGAACGAGATACAGATCCTGATTCGTGGCAAGAGCTCTTCAACGAGTGGTTCGGAACGGATTCAGCAAAGGAAATGATCGCCACGCGAAATTGCAATATCTGGCAGGTGGCGCTCAATGATGAAGAAGGCGTACAGACCCGCCTTAACGAGATGCCAACAATTCCGCTGGTGCTCTGTCGAGCTTTGTCGGAGAAAGAGGCTGTTTTCGTGGATAGGTCAAAAGGGCAAGTAGGGGGTGACGATTATCTGCTGGCTGTGGCGCAGGCCATTCATCGGAATCTGGTAAGGGTTCCACGCTATTTGTTCGTTTGTGTAGATACCTGTCCGGCTTTCTCTACGTATCTCTACGGAGAGCAGAGTATCGGAATCGTTGAAGATGACGAAACCGTGGTTGTGAATGGCTTGAAGAGTGGCATCCGGCTTAGTTATTCAGACGCGTTAGGTCTTGCTATCGAAAAAACATCTGGAAAGGAGGAGATATGAACGTTGCTTTTGACCCGTGGATACCAGTGGTAACCATAACGGGGGGAAGAGAACTGGCGAGTCTCTGTTCAGTGCTGACAGAGGGAGATAAGTTCGCCGATTTGGCGGTGCGACCCCATGAGCGGGTTTCATTGATGCGGCTGTTTCTCTGTGTGACCCATGCCGCCCTCAAAGGCCCGAAGGACTACGACGAGTGGTGTGAAGTGCCGAAACGGCTGCCTGTAGCGGCGCAGAAATACCTGACGGAATGGAAAGATTCATTTGAGCTGTTTCACAAGGAAAGACCGTGGTTGCAGGTGGCAGGGCTGAAAGGAGTTGAAAAGGAAGGGAGCGATTCCGGGAAAACCTCACCTTTGTCATTGCTTGATTTCGAGCTGTCTACAGGAAACAATTCAACACTTCATGACCATGGTGGACAATTGATAGTGCGTCAAATCGAACCCGAACGAGTCGTATTAAATTTACTAACGTTTCAAAACTTTTCTTCAGGTGGGGGCTCTCCAGTTGCACAGTGGATGACAACCAAAACATTGCAAGTAGGTAATCCTGATGCCCCTTGTTTATCTCAATCGATGGCACATTGTTTATTCCGTGGGGCGTCGTTAGCAGAAACCATCCAGTTGAATTTGCCAACTTTTGAAACAGCGAGAAGGCTTTACAACTCATTTGCAACACACAAAAAAGATAAGGAAAAACAAGAATGGGAACGCGTCGAAATTACTGTAGTTGAAATGGGCAAACCCGTTTGGGAGTTTTTTCCCGAATCACCAGATAGTCAATCTGACAGCGTCATTAATGCTACAAAAACCTATATTGGCAGATTGGTTCCGATATCACGCTGGGTTCTATTGTTCAACGAATCAGACCAGATGTATTGTTGTAACGGTTTCAAGTATGACACTTTTAAAGACGGGTTTCCTTCAGAGCCTACTGCATCAGTTCAGTTGGTTACAAAAAGAGATAAGAATGGTGCCGAATCTGTAGATCGTAAGGTTGTAAAGATAGAACCGTCAAAGGCGTTGTGGCGAGAATTGTCGGCTTTGCTTGTGAAACGTTCAGCATTTGGGCTCGGTGGACCATTAGCCATGGAAAATGCACCACACGACTCAGAATTTGATTTTCACGTCTGTGCGATGACACGCGATCAAGCATCAATGGATATTGCATTAGAATCTGTCTTTCACGTCACCCCAGCATTTCAATTCAATTTCCCTGTCTATCAAGCTGAGATTGTGCGTGCGGAGGGCATTTCACGTCGGCTTGGCTGGACTGTGGAAGTGTATCGGAAAGAAGTGGATGGTGATTGGGCGAATAGAGTTGAAAGAGCTAAGGAAAAGTGGGTCCTAAAAGCAAAGCTGCAATCAATAGCCACAATTCACTATTGGACAACCGTCGAAAAGAATCTGGCGCTTTTGATGACTCATATCGAATCCATCGGCACTGACGATGCCATTCCAACCCGCGAAGCTTGGCGAAAGATGCTCTTTGCCACCGCTTGTGACGCCTACAGTGTTGCCTGTGGGCAGGAAACACCACGGCAGATGCGGGCCTTTGCCAAGGGGTGGCAGAAATTGACGACTAAGAAAGACGAACCTGAAACAGATAACAAAGAAACCAAGGAGGAAGACGTATGAGCTGGCTTCTCGAACGACTCCGCAAGTGTCAGGAAGACCGGGGGATGATGGCCAATCTTCGGTGCATACTTGTGGACAACAAAAAGCACCGCGCCTGGCCAGCGTTGAACCGGCTTGGAGTGGCTATTGACAATGATGTAGCGGCGTTTGTTGCCGGTCTCTTCGCCACTCATCCAGAAGCAACTACTTTCGGGAATTTTGGCGCTACCTGTAAGACGATAGAGCAGAAACGGGGCGACAAACGCGGCGACGACAACAAGCTGACCCCAACAGAACGGCGCTTTCAGCACCTTCTCAGCGCAGAACGGGGAGACGAGTTGAACAACAGAATTCTGCGAATGGTTCTTATGGCAAAGTCGCAAGGGGTGCCGGTCAACTATGAAAAACTTGAAACTGACTTGAAATATTGGAGTGATAAGAAAAAGACCGAATGGGCAGCCGCCTTCTGGACGCCTGGAGTGGCAACTGCCACCGAGGAGGTCGCATGAACTGGCTTGCACGTCTGGAAGTTGATGCGGAAACCGTTCGTGCTGCAGGCATATCTGAAGATGTCTACGCATGGCACAAGCTTTTGTGGGAGTGCTACCCAGATCAGCCGGAAGCAGAGCGGGATTTCTTGACACGCATTGATCAGTTGGAAGGTGCATACCGCTTTTGGGTACTGGCAAAGAGAAAACCCGTAATGCCGCGATGGTGCCCTGTCGATGGGTTCGGCCTCAATGAAATTTCTCCATCTTTCCTGTCTCGTCAATATTACGCTTTTGATCTGCGGGCCAACCCCGTGCGGGCGGCGGTGCAGAGAGACGCCAACGGAGAGCAGGTGCTGGATGCCAACGGAAAACGGAGGCGCGGAAAACGAGTGCCACTGGTTAAACCGGACGAACTGCGAGCATGGCTTGTCCGCAAGGGAGAAGTTAGATGTCGTGATAAAGAAACAGGTCTGGATGTGCCCGGTGGATTCCGGCTTGTGGAAGAAAGGTCGCTTGAAATCAGCCCGATGGTAGAAAGCCATTTCCGCAAGAAAGGACAGTCCGGATATCACGGCGGCGTTCAGTTTCGCGGGACTTTAGAAGTGACTGATCGAGCGAAGTTTATCGAAAGTTATCAATCAGGTATCGGCAGTGCCAAAGGCTTCGGCTTCGGCCTGCTGCTGCTTGCTCCAGCCAATCTTTAAGCAAACAAAATATACCCTCAAGGAGAAACAACCATGAAACACCTGGAACTGCACATCATTCAATCCGTCCCCGTTGCCTGCCTCAATCGTGATGACCTCAATTCACCCAAGACAGCCGTATTTGGCGGCGTTCAGAGGGCAAGGGTTTCAAGTCAGTCTTGGAAACGGGCGATTCGGGAGATGGCAAAGGAGATTGCCGCTGAAGAGAAATCTGATTTATTCAGTGGAGATAGGACTCGACGGATGGTTTACACGCTATCGACGCGGCTCGCAGAAAAAGGAATTACTTCACAGGCTGCTATTGCCATTGCTGAACAGGTAGCGGATGTCGTTGAGACGCTGGATTCAAAGGTTGATTCTGAAGGTTACAAGAAAATCAAGACGGTAATGTTTTTCTCAAAAGCAGAATACG
This genomic window contains:
- the cas6e gene encoding type I-E CRISPR-associated protein Cas6/Cse3/CasE, with translation MNWLARLEVDAETVRAAGISEDVYAWHKLLWECYPDQPEAERDFLTRIDQLEGAYRFWVLAKRKPVMPRWCPVDGFGLNEISPSFLSRQYYAFDLRANPVRAAVQRDANGEQVLDANGKRRRGKRVPLVKPDELRAWLVRKGEVRCRDKETGLDVPGGFRLVEERSLEISPMVESHFRKKGQSGYHGGVQFRGTLEVTDRAKFIESYQSGIGSAKGFGFGLLLLAPANL
- the casB gene encoding type I-E CRISPR-associated protein Cse2/CasB, with translation MSWLLERLRKCQEDRGMMANLRCILVDNKKHRAWPALNRLGVAIDNDVAAFVAGLFATHPEATTFGNFGATCKTIEQKRGDKRGDDNKLTPTERRFQHLLSAERGDELNNRILRMVLMAKSQGVPVNYEKLETDLKYWSDKKKTEWAAAFWTPGVATATEEVA
- the casA gene encoding type I-E CRISPR-associated protein Cse1/CasA encodes the protein MNVAFDPWIPVVTITGGRELASLCSVLTEGDKFADLAVRPHERVSLMRLFLCVTHAALKGPKDYDEWCEVPKRLPVAAQKYLTEWKDSFELFHKERPWLQVAGLKGVEKEGSDSGKTSPLSLLDFELSTGNNSTLHDHGGQLIVRQIEPERVVLNLLTFQNFSSGGGSPVAQWMTTKTLQVGNPDAPCLSQSMAHCLFRGASLAETIQLNLPTFETARRLYNSFATHKKDKEKQEWERVEITVVEMGKPVWEFFPESPDSQSDSVINATKTYIGRLVPISRWVLLFNESDQMYCCNGFKYDTFKDGFPSEPTASVQLVTKRDKNGAESVDRKVVKIEPSKALWRELSALLVKRSAFGLGGPLAMENAPHDSEFDFHVCAMTRDQASMDIALESVFHVTPAFQFNFPVYQAEIVRAEGISRRLGWTVEVYRKEVDGDWANRVERAKEKWVLKAKLQSIATIHYWTTVEKNLALLMTHIESIGTDDAIPTREAWRKMLFATACDAYSVACGQETPRQMRAFAKGWQKLTTKKDEPETDNKETKEEDV